A genomic segment from Salmo trutta chromosome 38, fSalTru1.1, whole genome shotgun sequence encodes:
- the LOC115178476 gene encoding uncharacterized protein LOC115178476 isoform X2: MRELLGQYISDTLSYVHTVKEFCDRHPRWILRRKEEQSKMKNIKEMADRIDLKFGRVLNAEDKTKALGEFTKDYLTQVTANRRLKKLEKELEAVLKDTLNGLEELDCFMDAVERLVVTSLFVFADENRLCPLPPGREPASVRAVITSARMTCPLLIHFKRDASAFFSPCLLNVEVLHVYMENYIHISEQLCERMGLGKTKTFCQEKNDNLMIDTSTEVNEKSMQTMFNHLRHLSDIRMNQHLRLTFLFQESALHFIGLFSQRHSRMLDCLKELERRAGKLNKMKKGGYISSVVGSAVGATGGALTIAGLCLAPVTAGLSLGLTIAGIGMGVTSGVNSLTTGVTKVAFKSYQNKKANTVFQCFMEDMQRLHGSLEKVASNICPLEPKVVALVVGKNIGKGGASLGKKINAIVKNTSAIEALMGKGVVMGAGKVGLQEGKTFAADLSDIGMLAQGTPLALSRTLRQCAVASNALFIGLDIITICKDSVSLAKGSKSKRSQLIRARAALWRTEIDSCKRIHDSLCRGIWRFSKSQRILEKPFYLLKELESLEPLVEMGLMEQPAKEMETLGQPEDDIETLVQPMEEREKGFCDWMWHSGMMLLLLLLAYVWVENIYK; the protein is encoded by the exons ATGAGAGAGTTATTGGGCCAATACATCTCAGACACCCTCAGCTATGTCCACACAGTGAAGGAATTCTGTGACAGGCATCCAAGGTGGATTCTGCGGAGAAAGGAGGAACAATCCAAGATGAAGAACATCAAGGAAATGGCAGACAGAATCGATCTTAAATTTGGCCGAGTCTTGAATGCAGAAGACAAGACCAAGGCATTAGGAGAGTTCACGAAAGACTATCTGACCCAGGTGACTGCAAACCGTAGGCTTAAGAAGCTGGAGAAGGAGCTGGAAGCTGTACTGAAGGACACTCTCAATGGGCTGGAGGAGCTGGACTGCTTCATGGATGCTGTGGAGAGGCTGGTGGTCACCTCTCTGTTTGTATTTGCTGATGAAAACCGGTTGTGTCCTCTGCCTCCGGGGAGGGAACCAGCAAGTGTCCGAGCTGTCATCACCTCCGCTAGAATGACCTGTCCTCTCCTCATCCACTTTAAGAGGGATGCTTCAGCCTTCTTTTCCCCATGCCTCCTTAATGTAGAGGTGCTGCACGTGTACATGGAAAATTACATACACATCTCTGAGCAGCTGTGTGAGAGAATGGGATTGGGAAAAAC AAAAACATTTTGCCAAGAGAAGAATGACAACTTGATGATTGACACCAGCACTGAAGTGAATGAAAAGTCCATGCAGACCATGTTTAACCATTTGCGCCATTTGAGTGATATCAG GATGAACCAGCACCTCAGACTGACGTTCCTGTTCCAGGAGTCTGCCCTGCACTTCATTGGTCTGTTCAGTCAGCGCCACTCCAGAATGCTGGACTGTCTAAAAGAGCTGGAAAGGAGAGCTGGCAAACTAAATAAGATGAAGAAAGGGGGTTATATCTCCAGTGTGGTAGGCAGTGCAGTGGGGGCAACAGGAGGGGCTCTGACCATCGCAGGCCTTTGTCTTGCCCCtgttactgctggcctgtcaCTGGGGCTCACCATCGCAGGGATTGGAATGGGTGTGACCAGTGGGGTCAACAGTCTAACCACCGGTGTAACAAAGGTGGCATTTAAAAGCTACCAAAACAAGAAAGCCAATACAGTCTTTCAATGTTTCATGGAGGACATGCAAAGACTCCATGGTAGTCTGGAGAAGGTGGCCAGCAACATTTGCCCTTTGGAGCCGAAGGTGGTGGCATTAGTGGTTGGGAAGAATATAGGCAAAGGTGGTGCGAGTTTAGGAAAGAAGATCAATGCCATAGTAAAAAATACCTCTGCAATAGAGGCCTTAATGGGAAAAGGCGTGGTCATGGGTGCAGGCAAGGTGGGACTCCAAGAGGGCAAAACATTTGCTGCAGATTTATCTGACATTGGGATGTTGGCACAAGGCACTCCACTCGCCCTCTCTAGGACATTAAGGCAATGCGCCGTGGCCTCAAATGCCCTATTCATTGGCCTGGACATCATCACTATCTGTAAAGACAGTGTCAGCCTCGCCAAAGGCAGCAAGAGCAAAAGATCCCAGCTCATCCGAGCCAGAGCAGCACTGTGGCGCACAGAGATTGACTCATGTAAGAGGATCCATGACTCACTGTGCCGAGGCATCTGGAGGTTCAGTAAGAGTCAGCGAATCCTGGAGAAACCATTTTACCTTCTGAAGGAGTTAGAAAGTCTAGAGCCGCTTGTGGAGATGGGACTCATGGAGCAGCCTGCGAAGGAGATGGAAACTCTTGGGCAGCCTGAGGATGATATAGAAACTCTGGTGCAGCCTATGGAG gagagagaaaaag GTTTTTGCGACTGGATGTGGCATTCGGGCATGatgctgttgctgttgctgttagCATATGTATGGGTTGAGAACATTTATAAGTAG
- the LOC115178476 gene encoding uncharacterized protein LOC115178476 isoform X1 has translation MRELLGQYISDTLSYVHTVKEFCDRHPRWILRRKEEQSKMKNIKEMADRIDLKFGRVLNAEDKTKALGEFTKDYLTQVTANRRLKKLEKELEAVLKDTLNGLEELDCFMDAVERLVVTSLFVFADENRLCPLPPGREPASVRAVITSARMTCPLLIHFKRDASAFFSPCLLNVEVLHVYMENYIHISEQLCERMGLGKTKTFCQEKNDNLMIDTSTEVNEKSMQTMFNHLRHLSDIRMNQHLRLTFLFQESALHFIGLFSQRHSRMLDCLKELERRAGKLNKMKKGGYISSVVGSAVGATGGALTIAGLCLAPVTAGLSLGLTIAGIGMGVTSGVNSLTTGVTKVAFKSYQNKKANTVFQCFMEDMQRLHGSLEKVASNICPLEPKVVALVVGKNIGKGGASLGKKINAIVKNTSAIEALMGKGVVMGAGKVGLQEGKTFAADLSDIGMLAQGTPLALSRTLRQCAVASNALFIGLDIITICKDSVSLAKGSKSKRSQLIRARAALWRTEIDSCKRIHDSLCRGIWRFSKSQRILEKPFYLLKELESLEPLVEMGLMEQPAKEMETLGQPEDDIETLVQPMEETRLLGQPMEEREKGFCDWMWHSGMMLLLLLLAYVWVENIYK, from the exons ATGAGAGAGTTATTGGGCCAATACATCTCAGACACCCTCAGCTATGTCCACACAGTGAAGGAATTCTGTGACAGGCATCCAAGGTGGATTCTGCGGAGAAAGGAGGAACAATCCAAGATGAAGAACATCAAGGAAATGGCAGACAGAATCGATCTTAAATTTGGCCGAGTCTTGAATGCAGAAGACAAGACCAAGGCATTAGGAGAGTTCACGAAAGACTATCTGACCCAGGTGACTGCAAACCGTAGGCTTAAGAAGCTGGAGAAGGAGCTGGAAGCTGTACTGAAGGACACTCTCAATGGGCTGGAGGAGCTGGACTGCTTCATGGATGCTGTGGAGAGGCTGGTGGTCACCTCTCTGTTTGTATTTGCTGATGAAAACCGGTTGTGTCCTCTGCCTCCGGGGAGGGAACCAGCAAGTGTCCGAGCTGTCATCACCTCCGCTAGAATGACCTGTCCTCTCCTCATCCACTTTAAGAGGGATGCTTCAGCCTTCTTTTCCCCATGCCTCCTTAATGTAGAGGTGCTGCACGTGTACATGGAAAATTACATACACATCTCTGAGCAGCTGTGTGAGAGAATGGGATTGGGAAAAAC AAAAACATTTTGCCAAGAGAAGAATGACAACTTGATGATTGACACCAGCACTGAAGTGAATGAAAAGTCCATGCAGACCATGTTTAACCATTTGCGCCATTTGAGTGATATCAG GATGAACCAGCACCTCAGACTGACGTTCCTGTTCCAGGAGTCTGCCCTGCACTTCATTGGTCTGTTCAGTCAGCGCCACTCCAGAATGCTGGACTGTCTAAAAGAGCTGGAAAGGAGAGCTGGCAAACTAAATAAGATGAAGAAAGGGGGTTATATCTCCAGTGTGGTAGGCAGTGCAGTGGGGGCAACAGGAGGGGCTCTGACCATCGCAGGCCTTTGTCTTGCCCCtgttactgctggcctgtcaCTGGGGCTCACCATCGCAGGGATTGGAATGGGTGTGACCAGTGGGGTCAACAGTCTAACCACCGGTGTAACAAAGGTGGCATTTAAAAGCTACCAAAACAAGAAAGCCAATACAGTCTTTCAATGTTTCATGGAGGACATGCAAAGACTCCATGGTAGTCTGGAGAAGGTGGCCAGCAACATTTGCCCTTTGGAGCCGAAGGTGGTGGCATTAGTGGTTGGGAAGAATATAGGCAAAGGTGGTGCGAGTTTAGGAAAGAAGATCAATGCCATAGTAAAAAATACCTCTGCAATAGAGGCCTTAATGGGAAAAGGCGTGGTCATGGGTGCAGGCAAGGTGGGACTCCAAGAGGGCAAAACATTTGCTGCAGATTTATCTGACATTGGGATGTTGGCACAAGGCACTCCACTCGCCCTCTCTAGGACATTAAGGCAATGCGCCGTGGCCTCAAATGCCCTATTCATTGGCCTGGACATCATCACTATCTGTAAAGACAGTGTCAGCCTCGCCAAAGGCAGCAAGAGCAAAAGATCCCAGCTCATCCGAGCCAGAGCAGCACTGTGGCGCACAGAGATTGACTCATGTAAGAGGATCCATGACTCACTGTGCCGAGGCATCTGGAGGTTCAGTAAGAGTCAGCGAATCCTGGAGAAACCATTTTACCTTCTGAAGGAGTTAGAAAGTCTAGAGCCGCTTGTGGAGATGGGACTCATGGAGCAGCCTGCGAAGGAGATGGAAACTCTTGGGCAGCCTGAGGATGATATAGAAACTCTGGTGCAGCCTATGGAGGAGACGAGACTCCTGGGGCAGcctatggaggagagagaaaaag GTTTTTGCGACTGGATGTGGCATTCGGGCATGatgctgttgctgttgctgttagCATATGTATGGGTTGAGAACATTTATAAGTAG